Below is a genomic region from Gracilimonas sp..
CCTTCAACAAAAATGAAGCGGATGCAGAGAACCGGGCTTCGGTTGGATTAGGCTGGTATTTCAATTCAAAGCAGAAATTTGAATTGGGACTTCAATATCGTACGCAAGATATTTTCAGTGACGGTGGCATTAGTCATCTGTTCCTGATCAGTACTTCTTACTATCTGAATAGATAGGAAATCAGACTTACCAGCCATTAGGCGTTAATTTTAGCACATAAATGATGGGTGACTTCCAGGTAAAGGCTGAATAGATTGCCATTATCAAAAAGGAAATATGCATGAAGGGAGTCATGGCAGAAAAGAATGCTCCCAGAAATCCTACTGTCATTTTAGCCATAGAAGTGGATATTAACCACCATAGTCCTTCAAAAAATACCAGAGTAGTTATAAAGTACATCAAGCCGACGACATACTTGTTGGCATCCTGCCGTAGCTTTTCTTCAATATCGATCTTTCGATATTCCTGAGCTAAATCCCTGCCTATATCGTTCTCAAACTCTTTTTGATCCAGCTCCTGCTCTATTTCATTCTTTCTCTTCATAAAAGTATTCGATCATGTTCCCATCAGGATCGGCCACAAATAGAAAACGGCCTTTCTTACGATTCGCAGGGCCACTCATAATGGTTACTTCCTTTTCACGGAAATACTTGGCTAGCTCATCCACTTTTTTGGGATCGTCCACATAAAAACCGAAGTGATCGACCCGAAAATCTCTTGAAGTTGGGTCGTAGCTGGTTTCGGCTTCCACAATTACAAGCGTATCTTCTTTGCCAATTCTATACACGGCCATACTCTGCCCCATCGTTTTAACAAGTTCAAGGCCCAGGATATCACCATAAAATTCTTTGGAAGCGTCTATACGATTTACTCTGATGGTGATGTGATTTAATCCGGATGGTTGAAAGTCCATATTGATATCTATAGATGTTTAAATTGATTTTTTCATCGCATTTAACATACAACCCTCTTTTTAAATTCCAAATTCTAAAAATGGCCGTTCTTGTATTCCGGTTTGTTTTTTGAAGGCTGTAGTTTGATATTTGTGCACTTTAATCAATGAGGTAAAAAGTGTCCACACTCTACATAGTAGCTACGCCAATCGGGAACTTACAGGATTTTTCACCAAGAGCCGTTGAGGTGCTCAAATCTGTGGATTATATCGCTTGCGAAGACACCCGCACGTCTGGTCATCTGCTGCAACGGTTCCAAATCGACAAACCAACGTTCTCGTTTCATCAGCATAATGAGCATCGCAAAGTTGGTCACCTCATGAATATCCTCGATGCCAACCAGAATGTAGCTTTAATCAGTGATGCCGGCATGCCAGGGATTTCCGATCCTGGTTTCCTGGCCGTAAGAGCGGCTCAAAATGGAAATCATACCGTGAGTGTTATTCCCGGTCCAGACGCAGCCACAACCGCGGTTGTAGCCAGCGGACTTCCCTGCGATCGATACATATTTGAAGGGTTTCTTCCTCACAAAAAAGGTCGTCAAAAAAGACTGGGACAATTATCAGAAGAAGAACTCACTATTATCATTTATGAAAGTCCAAACCGGCTGCTGAAGTTACTGGGAGAACTGGAAGAACATTTTGAACCTGACCGTCTGGCAGCGGTGGCTCGCGAACTCACCAAGAAATTTGAGGAGGTGAACCGCGGCACAATAAGTGAGCTCAAGAAAGAGTTTGAAAGCCGTGATTCGATCAAAGGTGAAATAGTAGTAATCGTATCAGGAAAAGGATATTCGGAATGAACGTGAAAGAACTGCTGAATAATAAATGGGTAATTTCGGTACTTGCGGGAATTTTGTTGGGACTCAGCTTCCCTCCTGTGAACCTCTCATTCCTGAGTTTTCCGGCATTTATTCTGTTGTTCTATTTGTCAGACAAGTGTGACTCTTACAAACAAGTAGCTTATTACAGTTATGCAGGCTTCGTGGTTTGGAACCTGATTGGTACCTATTGGCTTATGATGGCCAGCCTTGGCGCCGGAATAGCGGCTATTCTTGCCAACAGTGTTCTTATGACCATCCCGTTATGTCTGGCAAAATTCTTTTCCCAAAAAAGTAACTCTCCGATTCTGGTAGCTTTACTTCAAACTGCTGCTTGGGTCAGCTACGAGTTCTTACATCACCAGTGGGATTTATCCTGGACCTGGCTTTCGATTGGCAATGCCTGGTCCAATTTCATTGGGGTGATCCAGTATATTTCCTTTACCGGCCATCTTGGCATTACTTTCTGGGTGGTTCTGAGCTCTGCACTCACCTACCAGGTTATCAAAAGCAAAGAACGGAATCTTGCCTACGTAACTTTAGGCGTTTTCCTGATTTTCCCAATATGGTCATTTCTACTCTTTGAAAGTGAAACCGAGACTGGCAACTCCGATCTAACTCACGTAGCTATCATCCAGCCGAACCATGATTCTTACCAGGAATATGGAGGAATGAGTGACCTCAAAGAAGTGATTGACAGCCTTTTTACGCTTACCAGCAGAACCATAACACCGCAAACTGAGCTCATTATATGGCCTGAGAATGCCATTGATGGATTTATTTTTACTAACTCCAGAACAGCCTTAAGAATTGCAGATTCAGCAAAAGCATGGAATAAAAACTTTGTGGTTGGAACCGGTCTTTATAAAACCTATTCCAAAGACACAGATATTCTTTACAGAGGCACTCTAAATTCAGGCAAACCCTATAATGTCTTTAATGCCGCTCTTTTTGTGGATGCCAATGGCGAAATCTCCGATTATGAAAAGGCCAACTTAGTGCCCATTGTGGAGCGTATTCCTTTTGTCGAAACCCTTAACACAATGGATGTTTTTGACTGGGTTGACTGGGGAAACATCGCTGGGTTTGGTAAAGGCTCCCGGCCAGATATGATTGAAACCGATACCTTTAGTACACCAGGATTAGTTTGTTATGATTCGGTCTACCCGTCCTGGATTCGTAAGTTTGTTCAGAAAGATGCTTCTTTTCTTACCATTATAACCAATGATGGCTGGTGGGGCGATACCAGCGGACATCATCAGCATTTTGCCTATGCACGTCTTCGGGCTATCGAGTTTGACCGGTGGATTGCCCGCAGTGCCAATAATGGAATTTCAGGAATCATTGCCCCCAATGGTTCTATCGTTCAAAAAACTGATTATTGGGTACGAACCGGATTTATAGGAACAGTTCAAAACTTAGAAACCCAAACAATCTACACCCGGTTTGGAAACTGGCTCTCTCTTCTGTGCCTGATGTTTACCTTTTCTGGTTGGGGCTTCTATAGATTCAGTAACAGAAATTCAGATTAAATTATCTGGACTGAATGGAAATCTTAAAGTTGAACCGGATTTCATGATTTGTTCTCGGGAAGTAGGCCGACGACTTAGGATTCACTTTCGTGTAGGTATACTCGAAGTTGGAAGTCACCGTTTGTGAGAACCGGTATCCAATAACCACAGATCCGTTTATTCGATTCTGCCCGGTCACAAATGGATCGGTATAGTCATACTGGCTTACATCGGGTACAAAGTCCACATCACTTAATACTTCATCAATATCAGAACTCAGGGTGTATTTACTTTCTGTATCGTCGGCGTACCCACCATTGATGGTAAGAGTAATGTTATTCTTTATTTTAGGGAATAAGGGAATGGTTACATTCTTAAAGGTATAGTTGATGGAGGTGCTTAATCCCTGTGAAGTGCGCTCTGTCACAGATCTACTGGAAAGTGCCAGACTACTTGTCTTACTTCTGTCGAAGCTGATTTGTGTACGTAAGTCTGACTGCCACGTAACGTTTAACTGAATAAGCGGAGAGAAACGCTGCTCAACGTTTATTGAGTTAGGTTCGTACAACTCTTTCCTGTCAATTACACTGAAGTCTCCTAGTCCCTGAGGGTCTTGGATACCTGTAAGTGTGTTCAAACTCCATCCCAGACGATAGGTGCCGGTATATCCGTGAGTCAGCGTGGCCGCTCTCATATTATCCCCGATAATAGGTATAAAACTTTGAACGCCTGACCACGTTACCCGCCAGTTTGGTTTGGGAATCGGGGTATACCCTTTTTCACCTACGGCTCCGGTACCTCCTCCCAGATACGCCTTTCGGAAATCTTCCTCAAGGGTGTTTCGGTTTAATACAATACGTCCATCTCCGTTACCGCCATTTTCAACATCATCAGAAATAATACCATCTTCGCGGTTGGCATCAGCAAAAGCCGTCTTAAGCTGACGTTCGTATAAATCCCGGTATCCGCCACCAAATGCCCAAACAGAAGAACTGATGTTTCCGCTCGACGAGATGGTTGAAGAGAAATCACCGGCT
It encodes:
- a CDS encoding VOC family protein; this encodes MDFQPSGLNHITIRVNRIDASKEFYGDILGLELVKTMGQSMAVYRIGKEDTLVIVEAETSYDPTSRDFRVDHFGFYVDDPKKVDELAKYFREKEVTIMSGPANRKKGRFLFVADPDGNMIEYFYEEKE
- the lnt gene encoding apolipoprotein N-acyltransferase; this translates as MNVKELLNNKWVISVLAGILLGLSFPPVNLSFLSFPAFILLFYLSDKCDSYKQVAYYSYAGFVVWNLIGTYWLMMASLGAGIAAILANSVLMTIPLCLAKFFSQKSNSPILVALLQTAAWVSYEFLHHQWDLSWTWLSIGNAWSNFIGVIQYISFTGHLGITFWVVLSSALTYQVIKSKERNLAYVTLGVFLIFPIWSFLLFESETETGNSDLTHVAIIQPNHDSYQEYGGMSDLKEVIDSLFTLTSRTITPQTELIIWPENAIDGFIFTNSRTALRIADSAKAWNKNFVVGTGLYKTYSKDTDILYRGTLNSGKPYNVFNAALFVDANGEISDYEKANLVPIVERIPFVETLNTMDVFDWVDWGNIAGFGKGSRPDMIETDTFSTPGLVCYDSVYPSWIRKFVQKDASFLTIITNDGWWGDTSGHHQHFAYARLRAIEFDRWIARSANNGISGIIAPNGSIVQKTDYWVRTGFIGTVQNLETQTIYTRFGNWLSLLCLMFTFSGWGFYRFSNRNSD
- the rsmI gene encoding 16S rRNA (cytidine(1402)-2'-O)-methyltransferase, with amino-acid sequence MSTLYIVATPIGNLQDFSPRAVEVLKSVDYIACEDTRTSGHLLQRFQIDKPTFSFHQHNEHRKVGHLMNILDANQNVALISDAGMPGISDPGFLAVRAAQNGNHTVSVIPGPDAATTAVVASGLPCDRYIFEGFLPHKKGRQKRLGQLSEEELTIIIYESPNRLLKLLGELEEHFEPDRLAAVARELTKKFEEVNRGTISELKKEFESRDSIKGEIVVIVSGKGYSE